The Oncorhynchus clarkii lewisi isolate Uvic-CL-2024 unplaced genomic scaffold, UVic_Ocla_1.0 unplaced_contig_537_pilon_pilon, whole genome shotgun sequence genome includes a window with the following:
- the LOC139401880 gene encoding zinc finger protein GLIS2-like: MLSLDEPLDLMLPRGCVNGRDRGARPPPTLTLSPIPFKRARQLRMADDGTAVIVPASPALPHTGVLVVSRERPETPPTPPAVDLSTSPSSRHTSSSPEMTNGNGVSHHIIAGDSAHIHYVESRASSQAFQFFVPIGAGSGLHLPSSMFIGQPNDKRASPDLSADEQLACRWRKCHLLFESLQDLVDHVNDFHVKPEKDSGYCCHWDGCARRGRGFNARYKMLIHIRTHTNEKPHRCPTCNKSFSRLENLKIHNRSHTGEKPYICPYEGCSKRYSNSSDRFKHTRTHYVDKPYYCKMAGCLKRYTDPSSLRKHIKAHGHSVAQEQGSPGGLSSLLKVGPLGVGMGGRGGKLGESELSYISGAHIIIPSAPAALLGGHALQGLAGSMPLSPLAPRPLDLSTLGGCPSSPCTTSILSFNGSPLSLATKSSLGLSPAFPSSALGLGPTMVPVSLGGSMGSSVSERRAHHHGCHHKGKIGGEEGKDKLHRGGVLNLSTGASHDPLSWVVIPSGTVVLKPAVVN, translated from the exons ATGCTGTCCCTGGACGAGCCATTGGACCTAATGCTCCCCCGGGGGTGTGTCAACGGGCGGGACAGGGGTGCACGGCCACCCCCCACCCTCACGCTCTCTCCGATACCCTTCAAGCGCGCCCGGCAGCTCCGCATGGCTGATGATGGCACAGCCGTCATAGTGCCCGCCTCCCCGGCCTTGCCACACACAG GTGTGCTGGTGGTCTCCCGGGAGAGGCCAGAGACACCCCCCACCCCGCCAGCCGTGGACCTCAGTACGTCCCCCTCCTCCCGCCACACCTCCAGCTCCCCAGAGATGACCAACGGAAACGGGGTCTCCCACCACATCATTGCAGGG gactCAGCTCACATCCATTATGTGGAGAGCAGAGCCTCCTCGCAGGCCTTCCAGTTCTTCGTGCCGATTGGTGCTGGGTCCGGACTCCACCTGCCGTCATCCATGTTCATTGGCCAGCCCAACGACAAGCGGGCCTCTCCCGATCTCTCAGCAGACGAACAGCTGGCCTGTCGCTGGAGGAAG tgccaTCTTCTCTTTGAGTCCCTGCAAGACCTTGTGGACCACGTCAACGACTTCCACGTCAAACCTGAAAAGGATTCTGGGTACTGCTGCCACTGGGACGGCTGCGCTCGCAGAGGGCGGGGCTTCAACGCTAG gtacaAGATGCTTATCCATATCCGTACACACACCAATGAGAAGCCTCACCGCTGCCCCACCTGCAACAAGAGCTTCTCTCGCCTGGAGAACCTCAAGATACACAACCGCTCACACACAG GTGAGAAGCCCTACATCTGTCCATACGAGGGCTGCAGCAAGCGCTACTCCAACTCCAGCGACCGCTTCAAGCACACGCGCACCCACTACGTGGACAAGCCCTACTACTGCAAGATGGCTGGCTGCCTGAAGCGCTACACAGACCCTAGCTCCCTCCGTAAGCACATCAAGGCCCACGGCCACTCTGTAGCCCAGGAGCAAGGCTCTCCGGGTGGGCTGAGCTCCCTGCTCAAGGTGGGTCCCCTGGGGGTGGGGATGGGTGGAAGAGGGGGTAAGTTGGGGGAGTCGGAGCTGAGCTACATCAGTGGGGCCCATATCATCATCCCCAGCGCCCCTGCCGCTCTCCTGGGGGGCCACGCTCTGCAGGGCCTGGCGGGCTCCATGCCTCTATCCCCCCTCGCCCCCCGGCCCCTGGACCTGAGCACGCTGGGCGGGTGCCCCAGCTCCCCTTGCACCACCTCCATCCTGTCCTTCAATGGTTCTCCTCTGAGCCTGGCCACCAAGTCGTCCCTGGGGCTCTCCCCGGCCTTCCCCTCCTCAGCCCTGGGGCTGGGGCCCACCATGGTGCCCGTGTCCCTAGGAGGATCCATGGGGTCGTCCGTCTCAGAGCGCAGGGCCCACCACCACGGGTGTCACCACAAGGGGAAAattgggggggaggaggggaaggacaaGCTTCATCGTGGGGGGGTGCTGAACCTCTCCACGGGGGCCTCCCATGACCCCCTGTCCTGGGTGGTCATCCCCTCCGGCACGGTTGTGCTTAAGCCAGCTGTGgtcaactaa